The segment GAGCCGCCCTCCAGCGATGTCGAGGTACTGACTCCCGCCCAGTCCGCGGTCGTCTCACTCGACGGTCCCAGCTTCGGTCGGCAGTTGGTCGCCAGCCAGATCGCGGCCCTGATGGGCACCGGTAAAACCCTCATCTCGATACTGCCGGTCGCCGCCCCGGTCAAAGGCTGGCTGTATGACTCGCTGGCCGGCACGCGCCGAACACTGTTCAACCAGGCTCCGTGGTTCAGCCCCACCCAGATCACGGCGGACGGTGATCTTCCGATCGTCGGAACGCTCGGCGCGGTCGACCTGGAGGGTGACCGGATCCGGTACAGCATCGTCACCGCGCCGCTGTCGGGCACCATCGTCATCGCCGACGACGGGACATTCACCTACACGCCCAATAGCGGGTTCACCGGAGTCGACAACTTTGTGGTCGCCGCGACCGACCTCGGCACGCACATCAACCTGCTCGACCCGTTCCGCAGCGCCAGCACCCGCGCATCGCTGTTGGTGAATCAACGAGCGGTCACCTTCATCTTCAACTACACCAGCGGCTCGCAGTACTGGACTGCCGACGCGCGCAGCGCCCTGCAGCGGGCCGCCACCAATCTGATGAGCCAGTTCGTCGTGACCACCCCGGTGGTCGTGACCTACGACATCATCGGTGAGAACGACTTCAGCTCGGGCAATCTGGCGTCGGCACACAGTCCGCTCATCGGGTCCGGTGCCGGCTTCTTCCCCACCGTCGTGCAGCACAAACTGCTCACCGGGGTCGACGCGAACGGCGCCGCGGCCGACGGTCAGATCAACTGGAACTTCGCCTACCCCTGGGCCTTTGGCGATTTCGTGTCCGGCCTGCAATACGATTTCACCACCGTCGCGATGCACGAGTTCGTGCATTCGCTCGGCTTCATGTCCTATGCGCAGCCGTCCACCACCGGCACCCAACGATCATGGACGCTCTACGACAGCTTCCTGCGCACCGCGAGCGGCGCGGCCCTGATCGGCAATGATTTCCGGGTGGTTTCGGGCCTGGCCGGCAGCCTCACCGGCGCCGGCGGCGGGGTGTACTTCGGCGGCGCCGGCGCGGTGTCCGCCTACGGCACGCTCGTCCCGCTGTATGCACCGACGACGTGGGCCGAGGGCAGTTCCATCTCGCACCTGGACGGCACGGTGTTCACCGGGCCGGACCGACAGATGATGAACCCACAGGTGCCGTCAGGTCCCGGGGAACGCACATTGAGCGCCGTGGAACGCGCCATCATGGCGGACTTGGGTTACACCCTCGCACCGATCGATGTCACCTCGGCCTTCACCCTCGTGGGGTTCGTCTTGCTGCGGCGCCGGCGCGCGCTGAACTGAGTCCCGACGGCGTTCACTGTCGCGGGGTCAGGCGAAGCGACGGTTTGGGTTTGGGTACGGTTCCGGCGCTGGAGGGGTGCCGCAGCTCCTGTGCGACATCCGCGACCGCGATCAACCCGGCGGTCGCGGCGCGGTCATCGGTCACCGCCTGGTCCGGTTTGATCGGGTAGCGGCCGGCGGTGGGTCCATAGGCCTCGATGAACTCCTTGGTGCCGCGGCGGTAGCTGTGCCGCAGCGCGGCGAGCGTGTCATCCAACTCCGAGCCGGCCACGCGGTAGCGGATCCAGCGGTGCAGGTCGAAGTCGAAATCGTCGAACAGCGCGGCGGCCTGCGCACCACGGTTGGCCAGATCCTCGATGGTGCCGGGTTCCATCTTGAGATTCATGCCGCCTTCGCCGGGGCGCTGGAGCACCGCCGCGACCCGATCGCGGTAGCCGGGCATCGTGATCTGCGTCGTGTCCACCCAGTTCTGCATGGTGTCGAAGATCGCCTTGTACATTCCCACCACCGATTTCATCTCATAGCTGCGCGGCAGCCGTCCGCCTCTGCCCTGCGGACGTGGTGTCCACACCACGTTGTCGTAGTCGGGGTGTTGCGGCGAGAGGTTGATACCGAAGGTCGGGCGGGTCGGCCACAGCGAGTCGAACAGGTGCATGGGGAAGTTGCTCGAAATGCCGCCGTCGGAGAACCAGGCCTCGATGAGCGTGCGACGCCCCGGACCGCGCGCCCAGTCCACGCAGAACAGCGGGACGGCGCTGATCAGGGTCGGGAAGCTCAGGCTCATGCGGGCCGCCATCACCACCGGGATGTCCCACGGGTCTGGCAGTGATCGCACCTGTTCCCCGTGGCACGGGCACCGCATCGCGACGATGTGGTCGCCATCCTTGCCGTCGGGCGCCGGTGCTGACGCGCCGACCAGATGATCGACGACGTAGCCCGGGAAGTAGACCCGCAGACGCTTCTCACAGAAATAGAAGATGCGGCTGGTGAACGGGAATCGATACGGTCGCCGGAAGGTCAGGTTGGTGGTCATGACCTCCAGATCGATCCTGCGGGCCTCAAGGGCCGCGATGCGGTCCTCGACGGGCGCGGTGCCCTTCTTCTCTTTGAGGTCGAGGGCTTTGGCCAGCTCGACCGCCGCATCTCCCCACAGATCGCCGAATGTCAGCGGCTTCACCTGCTTCGGCAGCCCGGCCAGGTCATCGAGGACATCGGCGAGCCAATCCGTCAGCGGTGGGTAGTCGACACTCGCGTCGCGGGTGTGCCCGTCACACAACCCGAAACCGTTGCCCGGCAGTGCCTTCAACGTGCGGACCACAAAGAACACCAGCGCCACGACAAGCGCGATGGCGACGGCCACGGGCGCCCACACCAGTAGTGCGACGCTGCCGCCGAGCCACTGGGCCAGCGTCGCCGGGAGGCCGAAACCCGACCCGATCGCGAGCGCCGGGATCAGCATCAGGACCGCGGCGCACAGGAACGCCACGGGCGCGCCGCGGATGATCGCGATGAGCGTCTGCCAGATCTTGCCGGCCATGCTGCGCTTGGGTTCGAGCCAGTTGCTCAGCACCGCAAAGGCGGGCTTGGTCGTCGGGGCAGGCTGGAAGAGATCGGCCAGATGCGTGCCGAGATCGGTCGGCACGGTCTTCAACTTGTCGAATCCGCCGCTGCGGCGGCCGTGTTCGGCCGCGGCCGCGGCGGCCGCGGAGATGGCGCCCGCGGACGCGCCACCCAGTCGGCGGAACGTGTACCTCTCGGCGAGGTGGCAGACCGCTCGCGGGTAGACGATCCCGCTGCTGATGCCACCCTTCATGATCAGGTCGCATTCCGCCTGCGGTGCAACACTTCTTGCTTGCGCAACCTCTGCACTCACGACCGGCCCCCTCCCGTGAACGTGTCCCTTGCCGTTGTACATCGCCGCCTGCTGCTGCGAGGGTGAGTTGGTGAATCGGATCGAGGACTGGCGTCGCGCGCGCAATATGGTGGCGATCGGAAATCTCGGCGAACAGGTCGCGATCCGGGTGCTCAGCCGCTGGGGCTATCACGTGTTGGCCACCCAGGAAGATCTGCGCGGTGGGGTCGAGAACATCCTCGAGATGCCCACCCGGATGAACCCCGAGGATTTCGTGTGCGTCAGCCCCGACGGGCAATTGGTGACCGTGAACAGCAAGGCGACAGTCTCACCGCGGGCGTCGGGATCTGATCGCGACGGCAACCTGCTGCGGCCGAGAATTGCCAAGGGGCAGAACACCGTTGAGTACACGACGGTGCGCGGCGGGCTGCCGTCCCCGGTCGACGGCGAGGTGGACGGCCAGGTGCTCAAGGTTGACCTGGTGCTGATGCGGGCTCAGCTGTTCGCGTTCGACGACGCCGGGCGACTATATGCCGGCGGGCCGGTCGAGAACATCGCCGGCGATGTGCAGACCGTTCTGCGCCGGTATCCCGACTGTCCTCCGCCCGGGCCGTCGGCGTACGACGATCTGTAGCGACGATCCAGATGGCGAACAGTTCCCGCAATCAGCAAACCGATAAGCCGCACTGCCCTAGGGTTCGCAACCGTGGGCAAACTGACGTTAGTCATTCTATTTTTCGGTGCTGGGCTTGCGATGGCACCGCTGTCCCAGGCCGAACCGTGTGACTCCAACTATTCGGGGGCGTGCGTTCCCATCGCCAGCGATGTCGACTGTGCGGGCGGCAGCGGTAATGGCCCGGCCTACGTCGACGGTCCGGTGACCGTGGTCGGAAACGACATCTACAAACTGGACAACGACGGTGACGGCACCGGCTGCGAGTCGTAGTACCCGCGCCCGCCGACCTCCGCCGGCGCCCAGTCCGGTGTCCGGAGGTCAGTCGGTAGAGCCGCGATTGGTCAGCAGAAGGGCCGCCTCGTTGTAGGGAAACGCTCGGTAGAGCAGCCGGGAACGCGGCACGACGAGGGCCTCGGCCTCGGCCTTGCTCACCACCCGTGGGTTGACGAGCGCGATATCCCGTCCGCGCTTGCGCAGCACCGTCGGTCCGCCGGCCAGCACATTCTTCACCCAGTCCGTTTGTGGGCCGTAGCCGATGAGGATGGCGTAACCATCACGGGTCCTGAATACCAGCAGGGGCGTTCGATATCGCTTACCCGACTTCCGCCCGACGTGTTCCAGCGTCCCGAGGTTCGGAAGCCACGGTGTGATCGTGCGGGCCGCCGGATTGGTGACTCGCTTGTTGAACTCTGCGATTCGGCGAGGGACGCGCATTCTCGGAGTCTATGTACCGGTCGCCGTTCGTCGCCGACACGGTGCTGACATGAACCGTTAAAGGCCCGACCGCGGGTTGGGTGTACAGCGCAAAACTGCTTCTACTTGCATGTTCGTAGTGCCCCCAGCGAGACTCGAACTCACACTTGGCGGATTTCAAGTCGGACTTCCCTGCTTGATTGCGGTTGCTGCAACGCCGCGCAGCGATCCAGCAGGTCCGTAAAACCCCAGTCAGCGCTACTCTCCGACGCCAAAACGAGGTTTTGCAGCCGCTGCTGAATCGTTGCCGCAGGCAGCCGCATTGCTACCGCGCTGCTGTCACGACGCGGCAGCGTTGCCAGCATCACAGTCCTCATGACCGCCTTCTTCGTCATCGGCCTGGTAGGTATCGGCGAAGCCGAGCACGCGCGGTTCAAGCGGCATCTGCGGCGGTGCCAGACGTCGCCGGGTGAAGCCAGGGCCGGTCTGCAGGTAGTACGCCCCTTGCCGTCCCTCGAACCGTCCGATCAGTTCCCGTACTGTCGCCGCGTCCTGTGCCGTATTCGGATACAGCACCTTGTCCAACCTTTCCTGCAGCGGTCCCATGAGCGGCTGAACGGCCTTGATCATGTCCAGCACGTTGGGGTCAGAGTCCAACTCTTCCAATTCCCGACGCTTCAGCCAGGGTTTGGTCCGGTTGTCCGTCAGGAAGTCATCGAGCATGTAAGCGCGGTCCATCGTGATGATCACCTCTGGATCAGAGCGCATGCTGACGTTGAAGCTCCACCTGAACGCGTTAATATCGCCGTGCTGCAGCGCATCTCGCAATGCTTCCAGCCAACGGTAATCGAACGACTCTCGTTTCAGGTCGGCGAACAGCTGCTTGATCGCGTCCACCTGCTCACGGCCAAGACCGAGGGTTCGCCGGGCACTGCGGATCGTCTGGTACTCATGAATTTGCAGTGCGGCGGTGAAGGAGATCAGCGCCGATCGCAGTTTGCGCTTCCACTCGTCCATGGCCGCGTAGTTCGTCAGTGACAGTTGCTGGCTACCAAGTTCACGGAGGACGCCGATTAGCACGGCCATCAGGCG is part of the Mycobacterium adipatum genome and harbors:
- a CDS encoding Ig-like domain-containing protein, coding for MAGKHQVRREARHRRRRRAEDLPVRHWLAAGAASAGMAASLWGLSLAVPELAVAAADDGVSASSDSSGSAGESRSGDTATTNPTGSAGSAGTAQRTDDADDTDPSDEADEPLATPKDRDSAADLGGDTDEPEEAEESEEPSVFTDAAERRTQQVSAATGDRSEGADTETSEATVADVADVQPPSVTPVGAAALPDPEPPSSDVEVLTPAQSAVVSLDGPSFGRQLVASQIAALMGTGKTLISILPVAAPVKGWLYDSLAGTRRTLFNQAPWFSPTQITADGDLPIVGTLGAVDLEGDRIRYSIVTAPLSGTIVIADDGTFTYTPNSGFTGVDNFVVAATDLGTHINLLDPFRSASTRASLLVNQRAVTFIFNYTSGSQYWTADARSALQRAATNLMSQFVVTTPVVVTYDIIGENDFSSGNLASAHSPLIGSGAGFFPTVVQHKLLTGVDANGAAADGQINWNFAYPWAFGDFVSGLQYDFTTVAMHEFVHSLGFMSYAQPSTTGTQRSWTLYDSFLRTASGAALIGNDFRVVSGLAGSLTGAGGGVYFGGAGAVSAYGTLVPLYAPTTWAEGSSISHLDGTVFTGPDRQMMNPQVPSGPGERTLSAVERAIMADLGYTLAPIDVTSAFTLVGFVLLRRRRALN
- a CDS encoding patatin-like phospholipase family protein — translated: MSAEVAQARSVAPQAECDLIMKGGISSGIVYPRAVCHLAERYTFRRLGGASAGAISAAAAAAAEHGRRSGGFDKLKTVPTDLGTHLADLFQPAPTTKPAFAVLSNWLEPKRSMAGKIWQTLIAIIRGAPVAFLCAAVLMLIPALAIGSGFGLPATLAQWLGGSVALLVWAPVAVAIALVVALVFFVVRTLKALPGNGFGLCDGHTRDASVDYPPLTDWLADVLDDLAGLPKQVKPLTFGDLWGDAAVELAKALDLKEKKGTAPVEDRIAALEARRIDLEVMTTNLTFRRPYRFPFTSRIFYFCEKRLRVYFPGYVVDHLVGASAPAPDGKDGDHIVAMRCPCHGEQVRSLPDPWDIPVVMAARMSLSFPTLISAVPLFCVDWARGPGRRTLIEAWFSDGGISSNFPMHLFDSLWPTRPTFGINLSPQHPDYDNVVWTPRPQGRGGRLPRSYEMKSVVGMYKAIFDTMQNWVDTTQITMPGYRDRVAAVLQRPGEGGMNLKMEPGTIEDLANRGAQAAALFDDFDFDLHRWIRYRVAGSELDDTLAALRHSYRRGTKEFIEAYGPTAGRYPIKPDQAVTDDRAATAGLIAVADVAQELRHPSSAGTVPKPKPSLRLTPRQ
- a CDS encoding nitroreductase family deazaflavin-dependent oxidoreductase; amino-acid sequence: MRVPRRIAEFNKRVTNPAARTITPWLPNLGTLEHVGRKSGKRYRTPLLVFRTRDGYAILIGYGPQTDWVKNVLAGGPTVLRKRGRDIALVNPRVVSKAEAEALVVPRSRLLYRAFPYNEAALLLTNRGSTD